The Symphalangus syndactylus isolate Jambi chromosome 3, NHGRI_mSymSyn1-v2.1_pri, whole genome shotgun sequence genome has a segment encoding these proteins:
- the SNX19 gene encoding sorting nexin-19 isoform X7, giving the protein MKTETVPPFQETPAGSSCHLNNLLSSRKLMAVGVLLGWLLVIHLLVNVWLLCLLSALLVVLGGWLGSSIAGAASGRVHLERFIPLATCPPCPEAERQLEQEINRTIQMIIRDFVLSWYRSVSQEPAFEEEMEAAMKGLVQELRRRMSMMDSHALAQSVLTLCGCHLQSYIQAKEATAGKNGPVEPSHLWEAYCRATAPHPAVHSPSAEVIYTRGVVNLLLQGLVPKPHLETRTGRHVVVELITCNVILPLISRLSDPDWIHLVLVGIFSKARDPAPCPASAPEQPSVPTSLPLIAEVEQLAEGRASPVAAPVFLSYSEPEGPAGPSPEVEEGHEAVEGDLGGMCEERKVGNNSSHFLQPNLRGPLFLCEDSELESPLSELGKETIMLMTPGNFLSDRIQDVLCALEGSQALEPKDGEASEGAEAEEGPGTETETGLLVSTLNSCPEIYIDTADKEIEQGDVTASVTALLEGPEKTCPSRPSCLEKDLTNDVSSLDPTLPPVLLSSSPPGPLNSATFSFEPLSSPDGPVIIQNLRITGTITAREHSGTGFHPYTLYTVKYETALDGENSSGLQQLAYHTVNRRYREFLNLQTRLEEKPDLRKFIKNVKGPKKLFPDLPFGNMDSDRVEARKSLLESFLKQLCAIPEIANSEEVQEFLALNTDARIAFVKKPFMVSRIDKMVVSAIVDTLKTAFPRSEPQSPTEELSEAETESKSQTEGKKASKSRLRFSSSKISPTLSVTEAQDKILYCVQEGNVESETLSMSGMESFIEKQTKLLEMQPTKAPEKDPEQPPKGRVDSCVSDAAVPAQVPSNSDPGTETELADTALDLLLLLLTEQWKWLCTENMQKFLRLIFGTLVQRLACSSFLPRHRRSEVL; this is encoded by the exons ATGAAGACAGAAACAGTGCCACCGTTCCAGGAAACTCCAGCTGGATCCAGCTGTCACCTCAATAACCTGTTGAGTAGCCGGAAGCTGATGGCTGTGGGGGTCTTGCTTGGCTGGCTCCTGGTCATACATCTTCTGGTCAACGTGTGGCTGCTGTGCCTTCTGTCCGCATTGCTAGTGGTGCTGGGAGGATGGCTGGGCTCCAGCATTGCTGGAGCGGCTTCAGGTCGAGTGCACCTGGAACGCTTCATCCCATTGGCCACCTGCCCTCCATGCCCTGAGGCAGAAAGGCAGCTGGAACAGGAGATCAACCGCACCATCCAGATGATTATTCGAGATTTTGTGTTATCCTGGTACCGTTCCGTGAGCCAGGAGCCAGCCTTtgaggaggaaatggaggcagcCATGAAAGGGTTGGTCCAGGAGCTTCGGAGAAGGATGAGCATGATGGACAGTCATGCTCTTGCCCAGAGTGTTCTGACTCTCTGCGGTTGTCACCTGCAGAGCTACATTCAGGCAAAGGAGGCCACTGCAGGGAAGAATGGTCCAGTTGAGCCTTCCCACCTCTGGGAGGCTTACTGCCGGGCTACTGCCCCACATCCTGCTGTGCACAGCCCCAGTGCTGAAGTCATCTATACACGTGGCGTTGTGAATTTGTTGCTTCAAGGGCTGGTGCCCAAGCCCCACTTGGAGACTCGTACCGGACGCCATGTAGTGGTCGAACTCATCACATGCAATGTAATCTTACCACTGATCAGCAGGCTGTCAGATCCTGACTGGATCCACCTTGTACTCGTGGGTATCTTTTCCAAGGCCAGAGATCCAGCACCCTGCCCAGCCAGTGCCCCCGAACAGCCCTCAGTGCCCACATCTCTGCCACTGATTGCTGAGGTAGAGCAGCTTGCAGAAGGGAGAGCTTCTCCAGTAGCAGCCCCAGTGTTCctaagttacagtgagccagagGGTCCTGCAGGCCCCTCTCCAGAGGTTGAAGAAGGCCACGAAGCTGTAGagggagatttgggtgggatgtgtgaagaaagaaaagtaggaaACAACTCATCTCATTTCCTACAGCCAAATCTTCGAGGCCCCCTGTTCTTATGTGAAGACTCAGAGCTGGAGTCTCCGCTGTCTGAACTGGGCAAAGAAACCATCATGCTCATGACCCCAGGCAACTTTCTCTCCGACAGAATTCAGGATGTCCTGTGTGCCCTAGAGGGTTCCCAGGCTCTGGAACCCAAAGATGGTGAGGCATCTGAAGGAGCAGAAGCTGAGGAGGGTCCAGGGACAGAAACAGAGACAGGCCTGCTGGTCTCCACACTCAATTCCTGCCCAGAGATCTACATTGACACAGCAGACAAGGAGATAGAACAAGGAGATGTTACCGCCTCTGTTACAGCTTTGCTGGAGGGGCCAGAAAAGACCTGCCCCTCACGGCCCTCATGCTTAGAGAAGGATCTCACCAATGATGTGAGCTCCCTTGATCCTACTCTGCCACCAGTTCTGCTTTCCTCCTCTCCACCtggtcctctcaactcagccacCTTCAGCTTTGAGCCCCTAAGCAGTCCCGATGGTCCAGTTATCATCCAGAACCTTCGTATCACTGGCACCATTACAGCCCGAGAGCACAGTGGCACCGGATTCCACCCATACACACTCTATACTGTGAAG TACGAGACAGCCCTTGATGGTGAAAACAGCAGCGGCCTGCAGCAGCTGGCCTACCACACTGTGAATCGCCGCTATCGGGAGTTCTTGAATCTGCAGACCCGTCTGGAGGAGAAACCAGATCTACGAAAGTTCATCAAAA atgtgaAGGGTCCTAAAAAGCTCTTTCCAGATCTTCCATTTGGAAACATGGACAGTGACAGAGTAGAAGCCCGTAAGAGCCTCCTAGAATCATTCCTAAAG CAACTCTGTGCCATTCCGGAGATCGCTAACAGTGAGGAGGTGCAGGAGTTCCTTGCTCTGAACACAGATGCTCGTATTGCCTTTGTCAAGAAACCATTTATGGTCTCTAGAATAGACAAG ATGGTGGTGAGTGCCATTGTGGACACCTTGAAGACAGCGTTTCCTCGTTCTGAACCCCAGAGCCCCACAGAGGAGCTGAGTGAGGCCGAGACCGAAAGCAAGTCCCAGACAGAAGGCAAGAAGGCTAGCAA GTCCAGGCTGAGGTTTTCATCCAGTAAAATTTCTCCAACACTAAGTGTGACTGAAGCACAAGACAAGATTCTTTATTGTGTCCAGGAAGGCAATGTG GAGTCTGAGACTCTATCCATGTCTGGGATGGAATCTTTTATTGAAAAACAGACAAAGTTACTGGAAATGCAGCCAACAAAAGCCCCAGAAAAAGATCCTGAACAACCTCCCAAAGGACGTGTGGACAGTTGCGTGTCAGATGCAGCTGTGCCAGCCCAAGTCCCCAGCAACAGCGATCCAG gaacaGAGACAGAGTTAGCTGACACAGCCCTGGATCTGCTCCTCTTGCTACTAACAGAACAGTGGAAATGGCTGTGTACCGAAAACATGCAGAAGTTTCTTCGTCTTATCTTTGGGACCCTAGTTCAAAG
- the SNX19 gene encoding sorting nexin-19 isoform X10 encodes MKTETVPPFQETPAGSSCHLNNLLSSRKLMAVGVLLGWLLVIHLLVNVWLLCLLSALLVVLGGWLGSSIAGAASGRVHLERFIPLATCPPCPEAERQLEQEINRTIQMIIRDFVLSWYRSVSQEPAFEEEMEAAMKGLVQELRRRMSMMDSHALAQSVLTLCGCHLQSYIQAKEATAGKNGPVEPSHLWEAYCRATAPHPAVHSPSAEVIYTRGVVNLLLQGLVPKPHLETRTGRHVVVELITCNVILPLISRLSDPDWIHLVLVGIFSKARDPAPCPASAPEQPSVPTSLPLIAEVEQLAEGRASPVAAPVFLSYSEPEGPAGPSPEVEEGHEAVEGDLGGMCEERKVGNNSSHFLQPNLRGPLFLCEDSELESPLSELGKETIMLMTPGNFLSDRIQDVLCALEGSQALEPKDGEASEGAEAEEGPGTETETGLLVSTLNSCPEIYIDTADKEIEQGDVTASVTALLEGPEKTCPSRPSCLEKDLTNDVSSLDPTLPPVLLSSSPPGPLNSATFSFEPLSSPDGPVIIQNLRITGTITAREHSGTGFHPYTLYTVKYETALDGENSSGLQQLAYHTVNRRYREFLNLQTRLEEKPDLRKFIKNVKGPKKLFPDLPFGNMDSDRVEARKSLLESFLKQLCAIPEIANSEEVQEFLALNTDARIAFVKKPFMVSRIDKMVVSAIVDTLKTAFPRSEPQSPTEELSEAETESKSQTEGKKASKSRLRFSSSKISPTLSVTEAQDKILYCVQEGNVTKLLEMQPTKAPEKDPEQPPKGRVDSCVSDAAVPAQVPSNSDPGTETELADTALDLLLLLLTEQWKWLCTENMQKFLRLIFGTLVQRLACSSFLPRHRRSEVL; translated from the exons ATGAAGACAGAAACAGTGCCACCGTTCCAGGAAACTCCAGCTGGATCCAGCTGTCACCTCAATAACCTGTTGAGTAGCCGGAAGCTGATGGCTGTGGGGGTCTTGCTTGGCTGGCTCCTGGTCATACATCTTCTGGTCAACGTGTGGCTGCTGTGCCTTCTGTCCGCATTGCTAGTGGTGCTGGGAGGATGGCTGGGCTCCAGCATTGCTGGAGCGGCTTCAGGTCGAGTGCACCTGGAACGCTTCATCCCATTGGCCACCTGCCCTCCATGCCCTGAGGCAGAAAGGCAGCTGGAACAGGAGATCAACCGCACCATCCAGATGATTATTCGAGATTTTGTGTTATCCTGGTACCGTTCCGTGAGCCAGGAGCCAGCCTTtgaggaggaaatggaggcagcCATGAAAGGGTTGGTCCAGGAGCTTCGGAGAAGGATGAGCATGATGGACAGTCATGCTCTTGCCCAGAGTGTTCTGACTCTCTGCGGTTGTCACCTGCAGAGCTACATTCAGGCAAAGGAGGCCACTGCAGGGAAGAATGGTCCAGTTGAGCCTTCCCACCTCTGGGAGGCTTACTGCCGGGCTACTGCCCCACATCCTGCTGTGCACAGCCCCAGTGCTGAAGTCATCTATACACGTGGCGTTGTGAATTTGTTGCTTCAAGGGCTGGTGCCCAAGCCCCACTTGGAGACTCGTACCGGACGCCATGTAGTGGTCGAACTCATCACATGCAATGTAATCTTACCACTGATCAGCAGGCTGTCAGATCCTGACTGGATCCACCTTGTACTCGTGGGTATCTTTTCCAAGGCCAGAGATCCAGCACCCTGCCCAGCCAGTGCCCCCGAACAGCCCTCAGTGCCCACATCTCTGCCACTGATTGCTGAGGTAGAGCAGCTTGCAGAAGGGAGAGCTTCTCCAGTAGCAGCCCCAGTGTTCctaagttacagtgagccagagGGTCCTGCAGGCCCCTCTCCAGAGGTTGAAGAAGGCCACGAAGCTGTAGagggagatttgggtgggatgtgtgaagaaagaaaagtaggaaACAACTCATCTCATTTCCTACAGCCAAATCTTCGAGGCCCCCTGTTCTTATGTGAAGACTCAGAGCTGGAGTCTCCGCTGTCTGAACTGGGCAAAGAAACCATCATGCTCATGACCCCAGGCAACTTTCTCTCCGACAGAATTCAGGATGTCCTGTGTGCCCTAGAGGGTTCCCAGGCTCTGGAACCCAAAGATGGTGAGGCATCTGAAGGAGCAGAAGCTGAGGAGGGTCCAGGGACAGAAACAGAGACAGGCCTGCTGGTCTCCACACTCAATTCCTGCCCAGAGATCTACATTGACACAGCAGACAAGGAGATAGAACAAGGAGATGTTACCGCCTCTGTTACAGCTTTGCTGGAGGGGCCAGAAAAGACCTGCCCCTCACGGCCCTCATGCTTAGAGAAGGATCTCACCAATGATGTGAGCTCCCTTGATCCTACTCTGCCACCAGTTCTGCTTTCCTCCTCTCCACCtggtcctctcaactcagccacCTTCAGCTTTGAGCCCCTAAGCAGTCCCGATGGTCCAGTTATCATCCAGAACCTTCGTATCACTGGCACCATTACAGCCCGAGAGCACAGTGGCACCGGATTCCACCCATACACACTCTATACTGTGAAG TACGAGACAGCCCTTGATGGTGAAAACAGCAGCGGCCTGCAGCAGCTGGCCTACCACACTGTGAATCGCCGCTATCGGGAGTTCTTGAATCTGCAGACCCGTCTGGAGGAGAAACCAGATCTACGAAAGTTCATCAAAA atgtgaAGGGTCCTAAAAAGCTCTTTCCAGATCTTCCATTTGGAAACATGGACAGTGACAGAGTAGAAGCCCGTAAGAGCCTCCTAGAATCATTCCTAAAG CAACTCTGTGCCATTCCGGAGATCGCTAACAGTGAGGAGGTGCAGGAGTTCCTTGCTCTGAACACAGATGCTCGTATTGCCTTTGTCAAGAAACCATTTATGGTCTCTAGAATAGACAAG ATGGTGGTGAGTGCCATTGTGGACACCTTGAAGACAGCGTTTCCTCGTTCTGAACCCCAGAGCCCCACAGAGGAGCTGAGTGAGGCCGAGACCGAAAGCAAGTCCCAGACAGAAGGCAAGAAGGCTAGCAA GTCCAGGCTGAGGTTTTCATCCAGTAAAATTTCTCCAACACTAAGTGTGACTGAAGCACAAGACAAGATTCTTTATTGTGTCCAGGAAGGCAATGTG ACAAAGTTACTGGAAATGCAGCCAACAAAAGCCCCAGAAAAAGATCCTGAACAACCTCCCAAAGGACGTGTGGACAGTTGCGTGTCAGATGCAGCTGTGCCAGCCCAAGTCCCCAGCAACAGCGATCCAG gaacaGAGACAGAGTTAGCTGACACAGCCCTGGATCTGCTCCTCTTGCTACTAACAGAACAGTGGAAATGGCTGTGTACCGAAAACATGCAGAAGTTTCTTCGTCTTATCTTTGGGACCCTAGTTCAAAG
- the SNX19 gene encoding sorting nexin-19 isoform X13, translating to MKTETVPPFQETPAGSSCHLNNLLSSRKLMAVGVLLGWLLVIHLLVNVWLLCLLSALLVVLGGWLGSSIAGAASGRVHLERFIPLATCPPCPEAERQLEQEINRTIQMIIRDFVLSWYRSVSQEPAFEEEMEAAMKGLVQELRRRMSMMDSHALAQSVLTLCGCHLQSYIQAKEATAGKNGPVEPSHLWEAYCRATAPHPAVHSPSAEVIYTRGVVNLLLQGLVPKPHLETRTGRHVVVELITCNVILPLISRLSDPDWIHLVLVGIFSKARDPAPCPASAPEQPSVPTSLPLIAEVEQLAEGRASPVAAPVFLSYSEPEGPAGPSPEVEEGHEAVEGDLGGMCEERKVGNNSSHFLQPNLRGPLFLCEDSELESPLSELGKETIMLMTPGNFLSDRIQDVLCALEGSQALEPKDGEASEGAEAEEGPGTETETGLLVSTLNSCPEIYIDTADKEIEQGDVTASVTALLEGPEKTCPSRPSCLEKDLTNDVSSLDPTLPPVLLSSSPPGPLNSATFSFEPLSSPDGPVIIQNLRITGTITAREHSGTGFHPYTLYTVKYETALDGENSSGLQQLAYHTVNRRYREFLNLQTRLEEKPDLRKFIKNVKGPKKLFPDLPFGNMDSDRVEARKSLLESFLKQLCAIPEIANSEEVQEFLALNTDARIAFVKKPFMVSRIDKMVVSAIVDTLKTAFPRSEPQSPTEELSEAETESKSQTEGKKASKSRLRFSSSKISPTLSVTEAQDKILYCVQEGNVTKLLEMQPTKAPEKDPEQPPKGRVDSCVSDAAVPAQVPSNSDPAEHAMC from the exons ATGAAGACAGAAACAGTGCCACCGTTCCAGGAAACTCCAGCTGGATCCAGCTGTCACCTCAATAACCTGTTGAGTAGCCGGAAGCTGATGGCTGTGGGGGTCTTGCTTGGCTGGCTCCTGGTCATACATCTTCTGGTCAACGTGTGGCTGCTGTGCCTTCTGTCCGCATTGCTAGTGGTGCTGGGAGGATGGCTGGGCTCCAGCATTGCTGGAGCGGCTTCAGGTCGAGTGCACCTGGAACGCTTCATCCCATTGGCCACCTGCCCTCCATGCCCTGAGGCAGAAAGGCAGCTGGAACAGGAGATCAACCGCACCATCCAGATGATTATTCGAGATTTTGTGTTATCCTGGTACCGTTCCGTGAGCCAGGAGCCAGCCTTtgaggaggaaatggaggcagcCATGAAAGGGTTGGTCCAGGAGCTTCGGAGAAGGATGAGCATGATGGACAGTCATGCTCTTGCCCAGAGTGTTCTGACTCTCTGCGGTTGTCACCTGCAGAGCTACATTCAGGCAAAGGAGGCCACTGCAGGGAAGAATGGTCCAGTTGAGCCTTCCCACCTCTGGGAGGCTTACTGCCGGGCTACTGCCCCACATCCTGCTGTGCACAGCCCCAGTGCTGAAGTCATCTATACACGTGGCGTTGTGAATTTGTTGCTTCAAGGGCTGGTGCCCAAGCCCCACTTGGAGACTCGTACCGGACGCCATGTAGTGGTCGAACTCATCACATGCAATGTAATCTTACCACTGATCAGCAGGCTGTCAGATCCTGACTGGATCCACCTTGTACTCGTGGGTATCTTTTCCAAGGCCAGAGATCCAGCACCCTGCCCAGCCAGTGCCCCCGAACAGCCCTCAGTGCCCACATCTCTGCCACTGATTGCTGAGGTAGAGCAGCTTGCAGAAGGGAGAGCTTCTCCAGTAGCAGCCCCAGTGTTCctaagttacagtgagccagagGGTCCTGCAGGCCCCTCTCCAGAGGTTGAAGAAGGCCACGAAGCTGTAGagggagatttgggtgggatgtgtgaagaaagaaaagtaggaaACAACTCATCTCATTTCCTACAGCCAAATCTTCGAGGCCCCCTGTTCTTATGTGAAGACTCAGAGCTGGAGTCTCCGCTGTCTGAACTGGGCAAAGAAACCATCATGCTCATGACCCCAGGCAACTTTCTCTCCGACAGAATTCAGGATGTCCTGTGTGCCCTAGAGGGTTCCCAGGCTCTGGAACCCAAAGATGGTGAGGCATCTGAAGGAGCAGAAGCTGAGGAGGGTCCAGGGACAGAAACAGAGACAGGCCTGCTGGTCTCCACACTCAATTCCTGCCCAGAGATCTACATTGACACAGCAGACAAGGAGATAGAACAAGGAGATGTTACCGCCTCTGTTACAGCTTTGCTGGAGGGGCCAGAAAAGACCTGCCCCTCACGGCCCTCATGCTTAGAGAAGGATCTCACCAATGATGTGAGCTCCCTTGATCCTACTCTGCCACCAGTTCTGCTTTCCTCCTCTCCACCtggtcctctcaactcagccacCTTCAGCTTTGAGCCCCTAAGCAGTCCCGATGGTCCAGTTATCATCCAGAACCTTCGTATCACTGGCACCATTACAGCCCGAGAGCACAGTGGCACCGGATTCCACCCATACACACTCTATACTGTGAAG TACGAGACAGCCCTTGATGGTGAAAACAGCAGCGGCCTGCAGCAGCTGGCCTACCACACTGTGAATCGCCGCTATCGGGAGTTCTTGAATCTGCAGACCCGTCTGGAGGAGAAACCAGATCTACGAAAGTTCATCAAAA atgtgaAGGGTCCTAAAAAGCTCTTTCCAGATCTTCCATTTGGAAACATGGACAGTGACAGAGTAGAAGCCCGTAAGAGCCTCCTAGAATCATTCCTAAAG CAACTCTGTGCCATTCCGGAGATCGCTAACAGTGAGGAGGTGCAGGAGTTCCTTGCTCTGAACACAGATGCTCGTATTGCCTTTGTCAAGAAACCATTTATGGTCTCTAGAATAGACAAG ATGGTGGTGAGTGCCATTGTGGACACCTTGAAGACAGCGTTTCCTCGTTCTGAACCCCAGAGCCCCACAGAGGAGCTGAGTGAGGCCGAGACCGAAAGCAAGTCCCAGACAGAAGGCAAGAAGGCTAGCAA GTCCAGGCTGAGGTTTTCATCCAGTAAAATTTCTCCAACACTAAGTGTGACTGAAGCACAAGACAAGATTCTTTATTGTGTCCAGGAAGGCAATGTG ACAAAGTTACTGGAAATGCAGCCAACAAAAGCCCCAGAAAAAGATCCTGAACAACCTCCCAAAGGACGTGTGGACAGTTGCGTGTCAGATGCAGCTGTGCCAGCCCAAGTCCCCAGCAACAGCGATCCAG CTGAGCATGCCATGTGTTGA
- the SNX19 gene encoding sorting nexin-19 isoform X12 → MKTETVPPFQETPAGSSCHLNNLLSSRKLMAVGVLLGWLLVIHLLVNVWLLCLLSALLVVLGGWLGSSIAGAASGRVHLERFIPLATCPPCPEAERQLEQEINRTIQMIIRDFVLSWYRSVSQEPAFEEEMEAAMKGLVQELRRRMSMMDSHALAQSVLTLCGCHLQSYIQAKEATAGKNGPVEPSHLWEAYCRATAPHPAVHSPSAEVIYTRGVVNLLLQGLVPKPHLETRTGRHVVVELITCNVILPLISRLSDPDWIHLVLVGIFSKARDPAPCPASAPEQPSVPTSLPLIAEVEQLAEGRASPVAAPVFLSYSEPEGPAGPSPEVEEGHEAVEGDLGGMCEERKVGNNSSHFLQPNLRGPLFLCEDSELESPLSELGKETIMLMTPGNFLSDRIQDVLCALEGSQALEPKDGEASEGAEAEEGPGTETETGLLVSTLNSCPEIYIDTADKEIEQGDVTASVTALLEGPEKTCPSRPSCLEKDLTNDVSSLDPTLPPVLLSSSPPGPLNSATFSFEPLSSPDGPVIIQNLRITGTITAREHSGTGFHPYTLYTVKYETALDGENSSGLQQLAYHTVNRRYREFLNLQTRLEEKPDLRKFIKNVKGPKKLFPDLPFGNMDSDRVEARKSLLESFLKQLCAIPEIANSEEVQEFLALNTDARIAFVKKPFMVSRIDKMVVSAIVDTLKTAFPRSEPQSPTEELSEAETESKSQTEGKKASKSRLRFSSSKISPTLSVTEAQDKILYCVQEGNVESETLSMSGMESFIEKQTKLLEMQPTKAPEKDPEQPPKGRVDSCVSDAAVPAQVPSNSDPAEHAMC, encoded by the exons ATGAAGACAGAAACAGTGCCACCGTTCCAGGAAACTCCAGCTGGATCCAGCTGTCACCTCAATAACCTGTTGAGTAGCCGGAAGCTGATGGCTGTGGGGGTCTTGCTTGGCTGGCTCCTGGTCATACATCTTCTGGTCAACGTGTGGCTGCTGTGCCTTCTGTCCGCATTGCTAGTGGTGCTGGGAGGATGGCTGGGCTCCAGCATTGCTGGAGCGGCTTCAGGTCGAGTGCACCTGGAACGCTTCATCCCATTGGCCACCTGCCCTCCATGCCCTGAGGCAGAAAGGCAGCTGGAACAGGAGATCAACCGCACCATCCAGATGATTATTCGAGATTTTGTGTTATCCTGGTACCGTTCCGTGAGCCAGGAGCCAGCCTTtgaggaggaaatggaggcagcCATGAAAGGGTTGGTCCAGGAGCTTCGGAGAAGGATGAGCATGATGGACAGTCATGCTCTTGCCCAGAGTGTTCTGACTCTCTGCGGTTGTCACCTGCAGAGCTACATTCAGGCAAAGGAGGCCACTGCAGGGAAGAATGGTCCAGTTGAGCCTTCCCACCTCTGGGAGGCTTACTGCCGGGCTACTGCCCCACATCCTGCTGTGCACAGCCCCAGTGCTGAAGTCATCTATACACGTGGCGTTGTGAATTTGTTGCTTCAAGGGCTGGTGCCCAAGCCCCACTTGGAGACTCGTACCGGACGCCATGTAGTGGTCGAACTCATCACATGCAATGTAATCTTACCACTGATCAGCAGGCTGTCAGATCCTGACTGGATCCACCTTGTACTCGTGGGTATCTTTTCCAAGGCCAGAGATCCAGCACCCTGCCCAGCCAGTGCCCCCGAACAGCCCTCAGTGCCCACATCTCTGCCACTGATTGCTGAGGTAGAGCAGCTTGCAGAAGGGAGAGCTTCTCCAGTAGCAGCCCCAGTGTTCctaagttacagtgagccagagGGTCCTGCAGGCCCCTCTCCAGAGGTTGAAGAAGGCCACGAAGCTGTAGagggagatttgggtgggatgtgtgaagaaagaaaagtaggaaACAACTCATCTCATTTCCTACAGCCAAATCTTCGAGGCCCCCTGTTCTTATGTGAAGACTCAGAGCTGGAGTCTCCGCTGTCTGAACTGGGCAAAGAAACCATCATGCTCATGACCCCAGGCAACTTTCTCTCCGACAGAATTCAGGATGTCCTGTGTGCCCTAGAGGGTTCCCAGGCTCTGGAACCCAAAGATGGTGAGGCATCTGAAGGAGCAGAAGCTGAGGAGGGTCCAGGGACAGAAACAGAGACAGGCCTGCTGGTCTCCACACTCAATTCCTGCCCAGAGATCTACATTGACACAGCAGACAAGGAGATAGAACAAGGAGATGTTACCGCCTCTGTTACAGCTTTGCTGGAGGGGCCAGAAAAGACCTGCCCCTCACGGCCCTCATGCTTAGAGAAGGATCTCACCAATGATGTGAGCTCCCTTGATCCTACTCTGCCACCAGTTCTGCTTTCCTCCTCTCCACCtggtcctctcaactcagccacCTTCAGCTTTGAGCCCCTAAGCAGTCCCGATGGTCCAGTTATCATCCAGAACCTTCGTATCACTGGCACCATTACAGCCCGAGAGCACAGTGGCACCGGATTCCACCCATACACACTCTATACTGTGAAG TACGAGACAGCCCTTGATGGTGAAAACAGCAGCGGCCTGCAGCAGCTGGCCTACCACACTGTGAATCGCCGCTATCGGGAGTTCTTGAATCTGCAGACCCGTCTGGAGGAGAAACCAGATCTACGAAAGTTCATCAAAA atgtgaAGGGTCCTAAAAAGCTCTTTCCAGATCTTCCATTTGGAAACATGGACAGTGACAGAGTAGAAGCCCGTAAGAGCCTCCTAGAATCATTCCTAAAG CAACTCTGTGCCATTCCGGAGATCGCTAACAGTGAGGAGGTGCAGGAGTTCCTTGCTCTGAACACAGATGCTCGTATTGCCTTTGTCAAGAAACCATTTATGGTCTCTAGAATAGACAAG ATGGTGGTGAGTGCCATTGTGGACACCTTGAAGACAGCGTTTCCTCGTTCTGAACCCCAGAGCCCCACAGAGGAGCTGAGTGAGGCCGAGACCGAAAGCAAGTCCCAGACAGAAGGCAAGAAGGCTAGCAA GTCCAGGCTGAGGTTTTCATCCAGTAAAATTTCTCCAACACTAAGTGTGACTGAAGCACAAGACAAGATTCTTTATTGTGTCCAGGAAGGCAATGTG GAGTCTGAGACTCTATCCATGTCTGGGATGGAATCTTTTATTGAAAAACAGACAAAGTTACTGGAAATGCAGCCAACAAAAGCCCCAGAAAAAGATCCTGAACAACCTCCCAAAGGACGTGTGGACAGTTGCGTGTCAGATGCAGCTGTGCCAGCCCAAGTCCCCAGCAACAGCGATCCAG CTGAGCATGCCATGTGTTGA